GTCCCCTTCGACTCACCCACTCCgctttcctcccccccatgcATCATCTATTTGTGACAGATCCCAGACCTGCCGAATATTTACTCCAAGGAACTGAACAATATTTACAAGAGCATGTTGATCCGGGAGCCCAACTACCGAGCCACAGTGCAGCAGTTGCTCGTCTCCGACATTGTCCAGGTGAAATGGGGAGGCGCGAACATCCACACGAAGTCAACACCACGTCCGCACCGCGTCCACACAGCGTCCACATCACTTCCACACCACTTCCACACCACTTCCACATCACTTCCACACCACTTCCACACCGCTTCTACACCACGCAGAGACAACTCAAGTTGCTGATTGAGGAGAAGATCCGAGAGAAGCAAAACATGAAGAGACCCCTAAAGGAAAAGCCCGCGGCTGAAAATGAAGGGTCAGGTGCAAATGAGCAGGAGGTCAAGACGTTGCTCCTGGACGTGGTCGACGCATGAGGTGGTGAAGGGGTAAGTTGAGAGGTATCCCATTTGGGtgagtcctttttttttggggggggccaAGCATGACTGCCCCGTTACTGCTCGCCAAAACGTCCAGCTTGCATATGACCAGGCACAGGTCGGGAAGACCATCACTCAGACGTTCCCCGCGAGGGAAGCTttgccgaaaaaaaaaaaaaggagtcgaAGTTGGGGAAATTCGCGGAGGGGAACAAGAACGCTACAGAGTTAGGCTGTGCgttgttcattttatttttatttatttatatattttattttatttatttttttcgcaatcCCCGTTTTGACGACTGGACTGGCGCGTTggttttttcaattttttttttttttttccccttggtGTTACgcacatttattatatttcccGTACGAGATAGCAcctctaattttttttttttttttttgcttcccctgtTGGTACATTCATTTTCTAACGTAGATGCGCCGGAGAAGCGGTTGCAGTCCGAATGGGGGAGTATCAAAGGTGACTTCGTCACGACTGAACGTTTTGCACAGATGCGCATGCATGTGTCTTAAGGTTAAGCGCATTCCGTTGTTGTGCTAATCCCATCTTTTAATTGAGTGCGACATGCGCTACGCTGCTACACTGCTGCAATGCTACAATGGTACGCTGCTGCACTGCTACACTGCTGCACTGGGTGGATCATAGCCGTGGGCCACGCGTACCATTTGCAGTTACCACGCTGAACGAAAATCTGTCGTGTAGTAGCACTCCGTGCTTCTTTGCTTCTCTCATAGGGCGTCTCAAATTTTGTGGAGACCTCCCCCTACACACATACGCCACGCGCAGGTTACACACAAGCGTGTGAAGAGGTACAATTGATACTTTAAAAACGGGGGGTGGGGAGCACGCGAACGGGAAGCAAAGCATATCCCGCAAGCAATGCATGCATATGGAGCTTCCCTTAGAAGAGTTAACCTTTTTCTTAGCCGTGCGTATCATCAGGGAAGACCCACACCTGTTCGTTTCGCCCCCCTGAGTGATGTAGTAGCAAAATGGTGATTCGTTCCTGGTGGGGAGGGGCAGCGGTGTTCTTCCTACGTAGTAACAGAAGAGAGAAGGAGCTCTTCTTCACTAGGGGGGCGACGCGTGGGTGTGCGCAGGGAGGCTTTTCCCATTCGTCCACGTGAATGCATGCACGGGTATGCTTTACATATGTCGAAGCTTTTCTCCTCATCGGAGGTGCCCCGAACAAAGagtcggaaaaaaaaatacttcccCACTTAACCGATTTTGCCAAAATGGAGCCACTTCCACGCAAAGGTACAACTGTGAGATAATGTGGTCtctttaagcaaaaaaaaaaaaaaaaaaaaatatcacaattttgttgtaaTTTCCATCACGTTTGCTTgagtgatattttttttgttttttttgggggtggTCCGCAACAGGATAGTTGTTTGCGGAGCGTCCTCTCCCAACGGGTTCGGTTCTCCCCCCAACCGCTTCCCCTCCGAAGAGGCGCAGCTTTGATGGTCAACGGAACGCCAAGGAATTATTACCCCCAACTTGAGGAGactgtaaaaatataggcCCAGGGGCTCGCCGCGGAGAGGCGCCTGCCTAATTTGGTTCAGCGTGCATGTGTATAGGATGACCCGAATGAGGGCCCCTACTTGATCCCCTCCACTTTTGCGCCGCGAGGAAGTTGCGAGTTGGTTAACTGCTACATAGAAGGTGAAGATCGGACGGACCATTTGGGAGTGGCGTGATGGGGCAATTGTGAAGCTGGGGGATGAGTGAGCAGTGCGGACGTGGCAGCAGGGAGGGTGCCAACAGGTAGCTAAACTTGCTTGGTGAGCTAGCCAaacgtccctttttttttttttttttgaccctGAGGGAGTACCCCCgttgtgtgtttttcccctcacgGTTTAAGCCGGCGAAGAGAGGGACGCCCAATATCTGTGCACTCCGCGCAGCGCAAACCATGGCGGCTCCAGTCAACATCGATGTCCCGAAGCTGATACTAGACAATGGAGGGGGGCTGATCAAGGGAGGCATCCTGCCGAGTTACTCCCAGATGAATGACTCCCAATGTAACGAAATAGAACCTAAGTTCATAGTCCCCAATTGTGTAGGACAGgtgagaaagaaaaatatcattcACATAAGTGACAGCTGCTACAGCATATCTGAGTACTTCTGTCACAGACCTCATGCAGATGGGTTGCTACTGGATTTGGAGATGCAGACGAAGATCTGGGAAAAACTCTTCTCTTGCAAGCAAACAGTTGggtataaaataaaggacATGGCGATCTGCATCACGGAGTCATATCTCACCCCAGCGTACATAAGACAGGGAGTTATAGAGCTTCTCTTCGAGTACTTTAATTTTAATCAGATTGTCGTTGTGTCCTCTCAAACGATGCTACCCTTTTCTTTCATCGGACTTAACTTGGGACAGTATGACATTTTAAATCCTCCTGTTTTTTCCTACCCCAATTCGAGGGGCAGGAAGGGGGAGGCATCCAAGCGGAGGAAAAGGGGAGCAGcaacaggaggaggagcaggagcagcagcaggcggagcagcaggaggaggaagtaAATCCATCACCAGGAAGAACCTCAGTCCGAAGGAGAAcataaaaggggaggagggggatgGAAGTTGTCGTAATATTCATGCCGATTTGAAGAGTGAGGTAGATAAATGGTCATCGGGTGAGTTGCAGGACGAgtgggaggaggaagaggggGGAGTAGGCCTGGGAGGAGTGGGAGGAGCGGCAGGACTGGGGATGTCCAGCCGCAGCGACGTCTTCAGTGAGGTTAAGAACGAGCTGAATGGGTTGGGGAGTGGATTAGAGAGCGGTTTGAGAAGCGGCTTGGGGAGCGGCTTGGGAAGCGGCTTCGGAAGCGGCTTGGGGAACGGCTTGGGAAGCGGCTTGGGGAGCGGCATACCGCACGACGCGTGCAGCACCACCTCCCAGCAGAACGATGGACCTGGGCAGGAGGATCATCCCCCTCCCGCGGAAAATAACGCATTAACCAATAGACACATCTTCGTAAAAAACATCGAGTGCTACAATAAGTATACCCAGCGCGTGTATCTGGAGGAGGGCTTCCGAGGGGAGAATTGGCAGGAGTATCACTTTGATGGCTTTTTCAACTGTGGTGGTGGTAACTTCCCTAGCAATGGAGTGGTGCGCACGCTGCAGAGTAATAGCTACCTAGGAAATAACTTCGCAGTCCAGGAtcccaattttttacttcccgaTCAGATAGACCTACAACACAGGTACTACGAACCTAACGATAGAGACCTGCATAAATTTCAAAGCCATTTTAACAACACGTATGTGGAAAGCTTCTACAGGGAAGTCCTAAACGGGAATTACAATTTATCTCTGAGGAATCCCTGTGCTTTGTATGTAGATGTAGGGTTTTCTCACACGTATGTGTTGCCATACATCGAGTATAAGCTGATTGAATACGCCATTTTAAGGACTAAGGTCTCTGCTTCTATATTAAATACTTACTTGAAGAATATCCTTTCGTACAAGCATGTGAATCTGGAACACAATGAGCTGCTCgtggaaaatataaaggaGAGGGCTTGCTACGTGTCGCTGGACTACGAACAGGATTTAGAGAACGAGAAGAGGCGGCTGCAGGAGATTAAGCGGCAGCGGATTGCGGACAAGCTGGGCGCGCGCGAGGAGCGGGAAGCGGCCAAGACCAACGTTGAGGGTCGCGGTGAGGGTCGCGGTGAGGGTCGCGGTGATGGTCGCGGTGAGGCTCTCGGTGAGGCTCTCGGTGAGGCTCGTGGCGAGGGAGAGGACTCTTGTGAGAACCGCCCCCCCCCCAACGGGGCACCCACAGAGGGAGAGGTACCCTATGGGATGGCCAacgggaaggggaaaatcaaaCTGAAGGAAGTCGATCCGAGTTGCAAAGACGGGGAGGAGAACCCCACTGTGGGTGTTTTCACTACGAAAAATggtggccaaaaaaaaaagcgaacaCAACCGCATCTCTTCTACAGTTACAAGCTAATCGATTACAACAACGCGACAAAGAGGGAGATTAGCGAAGTGTATGACACGTTGAGGACAAACTCATCCAACGATTGCATTTATGTGGACTCCGACTTGGACGACCAGATGGAGTTTTCTAACTACGTGGAGAGTAGTGACATGGGGAAAGCTGAAGAGAGTAACGAAAAAGAGAGCAAGTCCGATGAGAGGTACCGAGATGGAAACGCTTATAAGAACAGACACGAGGGAGATCTACGACGAAGGGAATTCCCAAACGATCTGAGTGTAAAGGGAAGGAACACAGAAACGGagcacaaaaatgacatcATAAATTTGACGAATGAACGAATAAGTATCCCAGAGGTTCTTTTTAATCCGAAGGACATAAATTTGGAACACTGCAGCATCGTGGAGCTGATCTACAGATGCATCTCGTTACTTCCTAAAGAGATGCAGAGGTATTTTTTGGCTCAGATATACATCTCAGGTGGCTCAACTAAATTCAAGAATTTCAAGCACAGACTGTACAAGGAGTTACGAGCTATGTTCCCAAGCGAGTGGGAGATTAATATTTATTCTCATCGCAATGGTCTCTACAGCAACTACATCGGCACATACGTCTGGCTCAGCGATCACaacatttataattataacgTGATCACCCGGGAGCAGTACTTCAACCACGGCAAGGGTGCCTAGAAGGGTGGGGCGGCGCTCCAGGGGGGGTGCCCAAGCAGACGTCGGCACGGagttaagaagttaagcAGTCAATCAGTCAATCAGTCAAGCAGAAGTCGGCAAGGAGTTAAGCAGTCACACGAGCCGCTTAACAAGCTAAACAGGAAGTCTGCTAAATAGGAAGTCTGCCAAATAGGAAGTCTgctaaacgaaaaaataaaaaaggtgggACAGCCACGTGAAGACCCCCTGGGGAAGTCTGCGATGGGAGATTACTACTTCCCCCAATTCGCGTGCGCCTTCTTTTCCACGGCACAGCGCagcgtgtgtgtgtttgtatGTTTGTGTGTACGCCTCTACGAAGAGTAGGCACACTGCGTACGAACAGTGGTGCTTCCCGGTGCCGCTTCGCACCGCAGCTTCGAACCGCAGCTTCGAACCGCAGCTTCGCATCGCAGCTCCGCATTTCCGCTCCGCATTGCCCCTCCGCATTGCCCCTCCGCATTGCCCCTCCGCACCGCGCTATACTTTTCTCCCCTGCTGACCCCCTCTCCCGGTCAGCTACCCATGTCCTCCGAAGCGAACTGCACAACTGTGCTGAACTTACTCTTAAGGAACTCGATGATTTTGGCCTTGTAAAGTTGGCTGTCAATGGTTAGACCCAACAGGTCAGACGTGAATCCACTCTGCTTCAAATCGATAAA
This sequence is a window from Plasmodium cynomolgi strain B DNA, chromosome 3, whole genome shotgun sequence. Protein-coding genes within it:
- a CDS encoding actin-like protein (putative), producing MAAPVNIDVPKLILDNGGGLIKGGILPSYSQMNDSQCNEIEPKFIVPNCVGQVRKKNIIHISDSCYSISEYFCHRPHADGLLLDLEMQTKIWEKLFSCKQTVGYKIKDMAICITESYLTPAYIRQGVIELLFEYFNFNQIVVVSSQTMLPFSFIGLNLGQYDILNPPVFSYPNSRGRKGEASKRRKRGAATGGGAGAAAGGAAGGGSKSITRKNLSPKENIKGEEGDGSCRNIHADLKSEVDKWSSGELQDEWEEEEGGVGLGGVGGAAGLGMSSRSDVFSEVKNELNGLGSGLESGLRSGLGSGLGSGFGSGLGNGLGSGLGSGIPHDACSTTSQQNDGPGQEDHPPPAENNALTNRHIFVKNIECYNKYTQRVYLEEGFRGENWQEYHFDGFFNCGGGNFPSNGVVRTLQSNSYLGNNFAVQDPNFLLPDQIDLQHRYYEPNDRDLHKFQSHFNNTYVESFYREVLNGNYNLSLRNPCALYVDVGFSHTYVLPYIEYKLIEYAILRTKVSASILNTYLKNILSYKHVNLEHNELLVENIKERACYVSLDYEQDLENEKRRLQEIKRQRIADKLGAREEREAAKTNVEGREGEVPYGMANGKGKIKLKEVDPSCKDGEENPTVGVFTTKNGGQKKKRTQPHLFYSYKLIDYNNATKREISEVYDTLRTNSSNDCIYVDSDLDDQMEFSNYVESSDMGKAEESNEKESKSDERYRDGNAYKNRHEGDLRRREFPNDLSVKGRNTETEHKNDIINLTNERISIPEVLFNPKDINLEHCSIVELIYRCISLLPKEMQRYFLAQIYISGGSTKFKNFKHRLYKELRAMFPSEWEINIYSHRNGLYSNYIGTYVWLSDHNIYNYNVITREQYFNHGKGA